From the genome of Scytonema hofmannii PCC 7110, one region includes:
- a CDS encoding putative PEP-binding protein, translating into MDKLYWLNQIKLQDRTKVGDKAFQLSKLIQRGYPVLPGFVVSARVMQEFLETLNSSEALVADLPYSSFHLDVANWRQLQQVARLFRQEITQANLPPGLLSSILEAVREQEGTDDHHLIFRPSVVAPTAKQGLGNISGLLESQVCSCDEEAIALALKQTWSQMFRAKSLLYWQWAGIDLRQINLGVLVQPYRNAIASGVLNATSFEWEILATWGLGMSISQGDVLPDVFYIQPDTGNVREQQIGNKTIAYRTYNAASIMMSEPSDIITDLLAEEQQKQYALTEEYLQQLIHLASQLVKEIGANFTIEWTISYETTTGVLYITQINTPQSAIPNVSSIKGLGAATGRVSATAYAIANSQPKPEKIPKGAILVLPSITPDWLSLLQHVAGIVTEQGGLTSHAAILARELSIPAVVNVKDATKIIQTGERLQIDGDRGEIYRVARGEEEVKQEDESVQNSKLRNTPSLPHSLTPSLSSHLPIIATQLLVNVSQPSAISKVHSLPVDGVGLLRSELMVLNILEGKHPSVWIREGERVQLLERWYDAIAQFASVFETKPVFYRSLDWRESELRSLESSSHTPVQSVLGERGTYSYLINPTVFELELAALAKVQKAGYSNIHLLLPFVRTVEEFSFCRQKVEQAKLTQVRQFQLWIMAEVPSILFLLPEYVRAGVQGISIGTNDLTQLLLGVDREQGHLAKAFNESHPVVMDAIAQLIKMAQKANIPCSLCGQAPVLYPEIIEQLVRWGITSISVEPEAVERTYRAIARAEQRVILEAARRWLKD; encoded by the coding sequence GTGGACAAACTCTACTGGCTTAATCAAATTAAACTCCAAGACCGCACCAAAGTTGGTGATAAAGCATTTCAGTTGAGCAAATTAATACAGCGTGGATATCCAGTGCTTCCTGGTTTTGTGGTGTCAGCAAGAGTTATGCAGGAATTTTTAGAAACTCTCAATAGTTCAGAAGCACTAGTTGCTGACTTACCCTACTCTTCCTTTCACTTAGATGTAGCTAATTGGCGTCAACTTCAACAAGTGGCTAGGCTTTTTCGTCAAGAAATTACTCAAGCCAATCTACCTCCGGGTTTGCTTAGCTCTATCTTGGAAGCGGTTAGAGAACAAGAAGGCACAGACGACCATCATCTCATTTTTCGCCCCTCTGTTGTCGCACCCACTGCAAAACAAGGGTTGGGTAATATATCTGGACTGCTTGAATCCCAAGTTTGCTCGTGTGACGAAGAAGCGATTGCACTTGCTTTGAAGCAAACTTGGAGCCAGATGTTTCGCGCTAAGAGTTTACTTTACTGGCAGTGGGCAGGAATCGATCTCAGACAAATAAATTTGGGAGTTTTGGTACAACCTTACAGAAATGCGATCGCTAGTGGTGTACTTAATGCTACCTCTTTTGAATGGGAAATCTTGGCAACTTGGGGATTAGGTATGTCCATTTCCCAAGGGGATGTATTACCGGATGTTTTCTACATCCAACCAGATACGGGCAATGTCCGAGAACAGCAAATAGGTAATAAAACTATAGCTTACCGGACTTATAATGCAGCATCAATTATGATGTCGGAACCTTCGGACATCATAACTGACCTGTTGGCAGAAGAGCAACAAAAACAATATGCACTGACAGAGGAATATTTACAGCAACTCATTCATCTAGCGAGTCAGCTAGTTAAAGAAATAGGTGCAAACTTCACAATAGAATGGACGATTTCTTATGAAACCACAACAGGAGTGTTGTACATAACACAGATTAACACCCCTCAATCTGCTATTCCCAATGTCTCCTCAATCAAAGGATTGGGCGCAGCAACAGGACGCGTGTCAGCAACTGCTTATGCGATCGCTAATTCACAACCAAAGCCAGAAAAAATCCCAAAAGGAGCGATTCTCGTCTTACCAAGCATAACGCCTGATTGGTTATCGCTTCTACAACACGTTGCAGGTATTGTGACAGAGCAAGGAGGGTTAACCAGTCATGCAGCTATTCTTGCCAGAGAATTAAGTATTCCTGCAGTAGTGAATGTAAAAGATGCGACAAAAATTATCCAAACTGGGGAACGATTGCAGATAGATGGCGATCGGGGAGAAATTTATCGTGTTGCACGAGGCGAAGAGGAGGTAAAGCAAGAAGACGAATCAGTTCAAAATTCAAAATTGAGAAATACTCCCTCACTCCCTCACTCCCTCACTCCCTCACTCTCGTCTCACCTACCCATTATTGCAACTCAACTGCTTGTGAACGTGAGTCAGCCAAGTGCGATCTCAAAGGTGCATTCTTTGCCTGTGGACGGTGTGGGGTTATTAAGATCGGAACTGATGGTTCTCAATATATTAGAAGGGAAGCACCCTAGTGTTTGGATAAGGGAAGGAGAACGAGTACAATTACTAGAACGGTGGTACGATGCGATCGCGCAATTTGCTAGTGTTTTTGAAACAAAACCTGTTTTTTATCGGTCTTTGGATTGGCGAGAGTCGGAACTGCGATCGCTGGAAAGCAGTTCACACACTCCTGTACAATCAGTGTTAGGAGAACGCGGTACGTATAGCTACCTGATAAACCCTACAGTTTTTGAGTTAGAACTGGCAGCTTTAGCAAAAGTACAGAAAGCAGGTTACAGCAATATTCATCTTTTGTTACCTTTTGTTCGGACAGTCGAAGAGTTTTCTTTTTGCCGCCAAAAAGTTGAGCAGGCGAAATTAACTCAGGTAAGGCAGTTTCAATTGTGGATTATGGCAGAAGTTCCAAGTATTCTTTTCTTGCTGCCAGAATATGTGAGAGCAGGCGTGCAGGGAATTTCCATTGGTACAAATGACCTAACCCAACTTCTACTAGGAGTCGATAGAGAACAAGGACACTTGGCAAAAGCATTTAATGAAAGCCATCCAGTTGTGATGGATGCAATAGCTCAACTTATCAAAATGGCACAAAAGGCAAATATTCCTTGTTCGCTCTGCGGACAGGCACCAGTATTGTATCCTGAAATTATTGAGCAACTGGTGCGATGGGGTATCACTTCTATCTCTGTAGAACCAGAAGCAGTAGAAAGGACATATCGAGCGATCGCACGCGCTGAGCAAAGGGTGATTTTGGAAGCAGCGCGACGCTGGTTGAAGGATTAA
- a CDS encoding DUF4347 domain-containing protein — MNITDPLPHNTDNLQPLLSQTSAFAEPHSIHDLSRHSKHLVFIDSKVEQIDTLIAGIKSAEFEVTVLDGDRVGIFQISDVLKQHSNVSSVHIFSHGKVNHVELGNTSLNHDTLINYQDELKSWSQFLSEDADLLLYGCNVGQGDAELAFLQQM; from the coding sequence ATGAATATTACCGATCCGCTCCCTCATAATACAGACAATTTGCAGCCTTTGTTGAGTCAAACTTCTGCATTTGCCGAACCTCATTCAATCCATGACTTGTCCCGGCACTCTAAACATTTAGTTTTTATTGACTCAAAAGTTGAACAGATTGATACATTAATAGCGGGTATCAAATCTGCTGAATTTGAAGTTACAGTGCTAGATGGCGATCGCGTCGGTATTTTCCAAATCAGCGATGTCCTCAAACAACATAGCAACGTTAGCAGCGTTCACATTTTTTCTCATGGAAAAGTGAATCATGTGGAGTTGGGTAACACCTCTTTGAACCATGACACTCTAATTAATTATCAAGACGAGCTGAAATCTTGGAGTCAGTTCTTGTCGGAAGATGCAGATCTACTCCTCTACGGCTGCAACGTGGGACAAGGCGATGCTGAATTGGCTTTTTTACAACAGATGTGA
- a CDS encoding cation-translocating P-type ATPase codes for MSAHSLSEQPAAWHSLEVDKSLELLKTNANTGLSPQEVQQRLEQYGPNELEETAGRSAWQILIDQFTNIMLLMLIAVAIISGVLDLIAWQQGTLKPGELPFKDTIAILAIVILNGILGYVQESRAEKALAALKKLASPNVRVLRDSRPVEVPAQELVPGDVMLVEAGVHVAADGRLIEESNLQIRESALTGEAEAVNKQAKVTLPEETSLGDRVNLVFQGTEIVQGRAKILVTNTGMKTELGKIATMLQAVETEPTPLQQRMTQLGNVLVTGSLILVAIVIGVGLLRGGNLQELLEVSLSMAVAVVPESLPAVITVTLALGTQRMVRRNALIRKLPAVETLGSVTTICSDKTGTLTQNKMVVQSVYTNFSAPSSSPSRDLISEDGNHSPQSPQNTNNQSLSVTGSGYDPIGEFQLQGQKTEAQEYPELQVLLVACTLCNDSFLQQDKGQWKILGDPTEGALVTLAAKGGIEKDQWESKLPRVAEFPFSSERKRMSVICQVEQVETGISPVSEVDPIINHVVQPSERYLMFTKGSPELILARCTHIYVGTSAIPINDEQRSQILAENDTMASKGLRVLGFAYKPLTEIPPEGSDEESEKELVWLGLVGMLDAPRPEVRVAVQECRDAGIRPVMITGDHQLTARAIAVDLGIAQSGDRVLTGQELQRMSDTELEENVDLVSIYARVAPEHKLRIVQALQRRGRFVAMTGDGVNDAPALKQADIGIAMGITGTDVSKEASDMVLLDDNFATIVAATKEGRVVYTNIRRFIKYILGSNIGEVLTIAAAPIMGLGGVPLTPLQILWMNLVTDGLPALALAVEPAEPDVMKRPPFSPRESIFARGLGSYMIRIGIVFGIISIILMAWAYNHVKVVTGPGLDPERWKTMVFTALCIAQMGHALAIRSNSQLTIEMNPFSNPYVLAAVVVTSILQLLLVYVPPLQAFFGTHYLTLPELGICLGFSALMFVWIEAEKLFFRLTGKKIV; via the coding sequence ATGTCCGCTCATTCTCTATCCGAACAACCCGCCGCTTGGCATAGTTTAGAAGTTGATAAATCACTAGAACTGCTGAAAACAAACGCAAATACTGGTTTATCTCCCCAAGAAGTACAACAACGGTTGGAACAATATGGTCCAAATGAACTAGAGGAAACTGCTGGACGCAGTGCGTGGCAGATTCTGATAGATCAGTTCACAAATATCATGTTGTTGATGCTGATTGCCGTAGCCATCATTTCTGGGGTTCTAGACTTGATAGCTTGGCAACAAGGCACATTGAAACCTGGGGAGTTACCATTTAAAGATACGATCGCTATTCTAGCGATTGTTATACTCAATGGCATACTCGGTTACGTTCAAGAAAGCCGTGCGGAAAAAGCCCTAGCAGCTTTAAAAAAACTCGCCTCACCCAACGTGCGCGTCCTGCGCGACAGTAGACCAGTAGAGGTGCCAGCGCAAGAGTTAGTGCCAGGAGATGTCATGCTAGTGGAAGCTGGCGTCCACGTGGCAGCAGATGGACGTTTAATAGAAGAGTCCAACCTGCAAATACGGGAATCGGCGCTGACAGGTGAAGCGGAAGCAGTCAACAAACAGGCAAAAGTTACATTGCCAGAAGAGACATCCTTGGGCGATCGAGTTAATTTAGTCTTTCAAGGTACTGAAATTGTCCAAGGACGCGCCAAAATTCTAGTGACCAACACTGGGATGAAAACTGAATTGGGTAAAATTGCTACCATGTTGCAAGCGGTAGAAACAGAACCTACCCCCCTGCAACAGAGGATGACCCAACTAGGTAATGTCCTGGTAACAGGTTCTTTGATTCTGGTAGCCATTGTTATCGGAGTAGGTCTTCTCCGTGGAGGTAACTTACAAGAATTGTTGGAAGTTTCCCTCAGTATGGCAGTCGCCGTAGTGCCAGAAAGCTTACCTGCCGTTATTACTGTTACCCTGGCACTGGGAACTCAGAGAATGGTACGCCGCAACGCGTTAATTCGGAAACTACCTGCGGTAGAAACTTTAGGTTCCGTCACAACCATCTGTTCCGATAAAACTGGGACTCTCACACAAAATAAGATGGTGGTACAGTCAGTTTACACAAATTTTTCTGCTCCAAGTTCAAGCCCTAGTAGGGATTTAATTTCTGAAGATGGAAACCACTCACCTCAATCGCCACAAAATACAAATAACCAATCGTTGAGCGTTACAGGTTCTGGTTACGACCCAATTGGAGAGTTTCAACTTCAAGGTCAAAAAACGGAAGCCCAAGAGTATCCAGAACTTCAAGTGCTACTAGTTGCCTGTACTTTATGTAATGATTCCTTTTTACAACAAGATAAAGGACAATGGAAAATTTTAGGCGACCCAACAGAAGGTGCTTTGGTGACACTTGCTGCAAAAGGAGGAATCGAAAAAGACCAATGGGAGAGCAAGTTACCTCGTGTTGCTGAGTTCCCCTTCTCCTCAGAACGCAAGCGCATGAGTGTAATTTGTCAAGTGGAGCAAGTAGAAACAGGAATATCGCCAGTATCAGAAGTTGACCCCATTATCAATCACGTGGTGCAACCGTCAGAACGGTACTTAATGTTTACCAAAGGTTCACCAGAGTTAATACTTGCACGTTGTACTCATATTTACGTAGGGACTAGCGCCATCCCAATCAATGACGAGCAACGCAGCCAAATTCTGGCAGAAAATGACACAATGGCAAGTAAAGGTCTGCGGGTTTTGGGTTTTGCTTACAAACCTCTTACCGAAATCCCACCGGAAGGTTCAGATGAAGAATCCGAGAAAGAATTAGTATGGTTGGGATTGGTAGGAATGCTCGATGCACCCCGTCCAGAAGTTAGGGTTGCAGTGCAAGAGTGTCGAGATGCGGGAATCCGCCCAGTTATGATTACTGGAGACCACCAACTCACCGCACGCGCAATTGCTGTAGATTTGGGGATCGCTCAATCGGGCGATCGCGTCCTGACAGGTCAAGAATTGCAGCGAATGAGCGACACAGAACTAGAAGAAAACGTTGATTTGGTGAGCATCTACGCTCGAGTCGCTCCCGAACACAAACTTCGCATCGTTCAAGCACTGCAACGCCGGGGTCGATTCGTCGCCATGACAGGCGATGGTGTCAACGATGCACCAGCCCTTAAACAAGCTGACATTGGTATCGCGATGGGTATCACCGGTACTGATGTAAGTAAAGAAGCCAGTGACATGGTACTCCTCGATGACAACTTTGCCACGATTGTCGCCGCTACGAAGGAAGGTAGAGTTGTCTACACCAACATCCGCCGCTTTATCAAGTATATCCTTGGTAGCAACATTGGTGAAGTGCTGACAATTGCCGCAGCACCTATCATGGGATTGGGAGGTGTACCTCTAACACCACTGCAAATTCTGTGGATGAACCTTGTAACAGACGGTTTACCAGCTCTGGCATTAGCTGTAGAACCTGCAGAACCTGATGTGATGAAACGCCCGCCGTTCAGTCCCCGTGAAAGCATTTTTGCGAGAGGCTTGGGTTCTTACATGATTAGGATTGGTATTGTCTTTGGTATCATTAGCATTATTCTCATGGCATGGGCTTACAATCACGTTAAAGTCGTGACTGGTCCGGGACTCGATCCAGAACGGTGGAAGACGATGGTCTTTACTGCGTTATGTATTGCCCAAATGGGTCACGCATTAGCAATTCGCTCTAACTCTCAACTGACCATTGAGATGAATCCTTTTTCAAATCCATACGTACTAGCAGCTGTTGTTGTGACGAGTATTCTGCAACTGCTGCTAGTTTACGTACCACCTCTGCAAGCTTTCTTTGGAACTCATTACTTAACTTTACCAGAGTTGGGAATTTGTCTTGGCTTTAGTGCCTTAATGTTTGTGTGGATTGAAGCGGAAAAACTTTTCTTCCGATTAACGGGTAAGAAAATTGTTTAG
- a CDS encoding Calx-beta domain-containing protein, which produces MTATSSSTRLEFQGGGTSDGKSALLDNVQVREILSTTATIALEQNTYSVNEANGVLEFAVVCSGNTSTSASVEYEIYDGTATLRTDFNGTDGTDGRVGTIHFAPGETRKTGNISIINDMSTQFIQFLPSRFGRFLVYFLNQTIFRIAPSTLFLPHLSNLSASGRP; this is translated from the coding sequence GTGACAGCCACCAGTAGCAGCACGCGTTTGGAGTTTCAAGGTGGTGGTACTAGCGATGGTAAAAGTGCTTTGTTGGACAATGTTCAAGTGCGGGAAATTCTTTCTACAACCGCGACCATCGCCCTTGAGCAAAATACTTATAGTGTTAATGAAGCGAATGGAGTTTTAGAATTTGCTGTTGTCTGTAGTGGAAATACGAGCACATCTGCCTCTGTGGAATACGAAATTTATGATGGTACTGCCACATTAAGAACTGACTTTAATGGCACAGATGGCACAGATGGCAGAGTTGGCACAATTCACTTTGCTCCTGGCGAAACCCGTAAAACCGGCAACATCTCCATAATTAACGATATGTCCACCCAATTCATTCAGTTTCTGCCATCACGATTTGGGCGCTTCCTCGTATACTTCCTGAACCAAACGATTTTTAGGATTGCTCCCTCAACACTTTTTCTTCCTCATCTATCTAATCTCTCCGCGTCTGGGCGTCCCTAA
- a CDS encoding DMT family transporter: MKLSLSKNVRRFLGYLFSLGVALLLGSAPTAIKEVIANLSPAGQLFMRCTIAAIIFTPFIRNLNTKLIRDGAILGLLLFSIYATEAIGLLTSSANRASFIFGLNIVFVMLFEFLLNKRLSTRVATTCLLAFVGIGLIILESGEPLAGNFWLLTCAFIDATQIVALGVFAPRHPPASLAAIQFWVIALLSLLWAAPTLTEQFEVVKAHPETLGYIAYMGIACSALAILLQTIAQRWIPSHEAAIFSATEPVFGAIFAFFFLGESFGIVGFVGAAMVLAGVTRILRGEEQREKVG; encoded by the coding sequence ATGAAATTATCTCTCTCAAAAAATGTCCGACGTTTCTTGGGCTACTTGTTCAGCTTGGGTGTAGCTTTATTGCTTGGTTCAGCGCCTACGGCAATCAAGGAAGTCATCGCTAACCTTTCGCCAGCCGGGCAGCTGTTCATGCGTTGTACAATCGCGGCAATCATTTTCACCCCATTTATTCGCAACCTGAATACTAAGCTAATCCGTGACGGAGCTATCCTTGGACTTTTGTTGTTCAGTATCTACGCTACTGAGGCAATTGGGCTTTTAACCTCCTCTGCCAACCGAGCTTCATTCATCTTCGGTCTTAACATAGTTTTTGTGATGCTGTTCGAGTTTCTGTTAAACAAGCGTCTATCCACCAGGGTTGCAACAACGTGTCTGCTTGCGTTTGTTGGCATCGGACTCATAATTTTGGAGAGTGGAGAGCCTCTGGCTGGCAATTTTTGGCTGCTCACTTGTGCTTTCATAGACGCAACTCAAATCGTTGCGCTTGGAGTGTTCGCACCGCGCCATCCCCCTGCCTCCCTGGCGGCAATCCAATTTTGGGTTATAGCATTGCTGAGTCTATTATGGGCTGCCCCTACGCTGACTGAGCAGTTTGAGGTCGTGAAGGCACATCCTGAGACGCTCGGCTATATCGCCTACATGGGTATCGCCTGTAGCGCCCTCGCCATCTTGCTTCAGACTATTGCACAGCGTTGGATTCCCTCTCACGAAGCTGCGATATTCAGCGCTACAGAACCTGTTTTCGGGGCTATTTTTGCATTTTTCTTCCTCGGCGAGTCGTTCGGAATTGTTGGTTTTGTGGGTGCAGCGATGGTGCTAGCGGGAGTAACTCGGATTCTCAGAGGAGAGGAGCAACGCGAAAAAGTTGGATAA
- a CDS encoding MgtC/SapB family protein, which produces MPTTYYLASNDWLNITFRLCLALFVGAIIGIERQLSNKPAGLRTHMLVSFGAALFSLIVLQFNVSPEAEPLSRVIQGIAAGVGFIGAGEILRQSSHESTRSEIQGLTSAAAIWVSSALGIAAGCGLWQLGLIGALLCLLVLNVFKRFERQ; this is translated from the coding sequence TTGCCCACTACTTACTACCTTGCATCGAACGATTGGTTAAACATAACCTTCAGACTCTGCCTTGCTCTGTTTGTTGGGGCAATTATTGGCATAGAACGTCAACTGAGCAATAAACCTGCAGGGTTAAGAACTCATATGCTGGTTAGTTTTGGTGCTGCTCTGTTCAGTTTAATAGTCTTGCAATTCAATGTGTCTCCGGAGGCGGAACCTCTATCACGAGTCATTCAAGGCATTGCAGCTGGTGTAGGATTTATTGGTGCAGGGGAAATCTTACGTCAATCTTCTCACGAATCAACCCGATCTGAAATTCAAGGGCTAACTTCAGCAGCAGCTATTTGGGTTTCCTCTGCTCTCGGAATTGCTGCCGGTTGTGGTTTGTGGCAGCTAGGATTAATAGGAGCATTGTTGTGTTTGTTAGTTTTAAATGTTTTTAAGCGATTTGAAAGACAATGA
- a CDS encoding transglutaminase domain-containing protein — MTFALPSFPTNQMIGQRTIRPHSAAALCGITFIQDTLIAIDTAKGHLLSIDPHSDNTKVLNPHQNREFTGVTGLAVWDDTLWVTRDNSVYLCKLASLGLEHFVTLPYPADGIAVWESTVYVSCQKLGDILIFDRNTRKQITQFYAPGVGVENLAVDEETLWVCDRTEQTVYCIDRATGEVQFSVLTPFDEPSGIAIYKNTETGENTLHIAYASEEPYVRDNPNADPSHELSYRDRTFIHPLHYHYNREKRYALSNGYLLEMSYVEEIAPLDEVYIPEVEWRIALPSETDRQKVKHVEPIGLPFTEEIVDGQRVAVFKFDALTPGERHLFGWKAILEVRGIKYRLTPSDVEDIAEPSPELQEGYLVDNDDLAMDTSIVRRAAREAIGTETNLLRKMYSIRNYVYDELSYGIKPHIDTPDIVLERGVGSCGEYVGVLLALCRLNGIPCRTVGRYKCPSYAEYQQVPMQPQYNHVWLEFYVPGFGWIPMESNPDDMGYGGPYPTRFFMGLGWYHVEIGKGISFETLTSKGAKLTKEDVSIGELAINHIRFTILGELPPFSDQ; from the coding sequence ATGACTTTTGCACTCCCCAGTTTTCCTACTAACCAAATGATTGGGCAAAGGACAATTCGACCCCATAGCGCTGCCGCCCTCTGTGGCATTACCTTTATCCAGGATACACTCATTGCTATTGATACTGCTAAAGGTCATTTGCTCTCAATTGACCCCCACTCTGATAATACAAAAGTTCTCAATCCCCATCAAAACCGTGAATTTACGGGCGTGACTGGTTTGGCAGTATGGGATGATACTCTTTGGGTGACTCGGGATAATAGTGTTTATTTGTGTAAATTGGCATCGTTGGGATTGGAGCACTTTGTCACCTTGCCGTATCCAGCTGATGGTATTGCTGTTTGGGAATCTACTGTCTATGTCAGTTGCCAAAAGCTGGGAGATATACTGATTTTTGACCGCAATACACGCAAACAAATTACTCAGTTTTACGCACCTGGGGTTGGAGTAGAAAATTTGGCAGTGGATGAAGAAACGCTTTGGGTTTGCGATCGCACGGAGCAAACTGTGTACTGCATTGATAGAGCGACTGGGGAAGTTCAATTTAGCGTACTGACGCCGTTTGATGAGCCTTCAGGCATAGCGATCTACAAAAATACCGAGACGGGGGAGAATACTCTCCACATCGCCTATGCTTCTGAAGAGCCTTATGTGCGAGATAATCCGAATGCTGACCCAAGTCACGAGCTATCATATCGCGATCGCACTTTTATTCATCCGTTACATTACCATTACAATCGAGAGAAACGCTATGCCCTTTCTAACGGTTATCTCCTAGAGATGTCTTATGTAGAGGAAATTGCGCCTTTAGATGAAGTCTACATACCAGAGGTGGAATGGCGCATTGCATTGCCATCAGAAACCGATCGCCAAAAGGTGAAACACGTCGAACCCATTGGTTTACCTTTTACAGAAGAGATAGTCGATGGCCAAAGAGTAGCAGTCTTTAAATTTGATGCCCTCACTCCAGGCGAACGACATTTATTTGGTTGGAAGGCAATTTTAGAAGTCAGAGGAATTAAGTATCGTCTTACCCCGTCAGATGTAGAAGATATTGCCGAACCTTCGCCAGAGCTACAAGAGGGTTATCTAGTGGACAATGACGATTTGGCAATGGATACCAGTATTGTCCGTCGCGCCGCCCGTGAAGCCATAGGAACGGAAACCAATTTGCTGCGAAAAATGTATAGCATTCGCAACTACGTTTATGACGAGTTGTCCTATGGTATTAAACCTCACATAGATACACCAGATATTGTTTTAGAACGGGGTGTGGGTTCCTGTGGCGAGTACGTGGGTGTTTTGCTTGCCTTGTGCCGATTAAATGGTATTCCTTGCCGTACAGTAGGTCGGTATAAATGCCCAAGCTATGCTGAATACCAGCAAGTTCCCATGCAGCCTCAGTACAATCATGTTTGGCTGGAGTTCTACGTACCTGGTTTTGGTTGGATACCAATGGAATCCAATCCTGATGATATGGGTTATGGCGGACCCTATCCCACTCGCTTTTTTATGGGCTTGGGTTGGTATCACGTTGAAATTGGCAAAGGTATTTCTTTTGAAACTTTGACGAGTAAAGGTGCAAAGCTGACAAAAGAAGATGTTTCCATTGGGGAGTTAGCGATTAATCACATTCGCTTTACAATTCTGGGAGAATTACCTCCTTTCAGTGACCAGTAA
- the recF gene encoding DNA replication/repair protein RecF (All proteins in this family for which functions are known are DNA-binding proteins that assist the filamentation of RecA onto DNA for the initiation of recombination or recombinational repair.), with amino-acid sequence MYLKTLLLRQFRNYKEQQVEFTAPKTILVGNNAQGKSNLLEAVELLATLRSHRMARDRDLIRDGEETSVLVASLERQAGVSDLSIILRRNGRRTVSLNGENLRRHMDFLGVLNAVQFSSLDLDLVRGGPEGRRHWLDTLLIQLEPVYAHILQQYNQVLRQRNAFLKSFQQQAISHQPKELALWDAQLATTGTRVIRRRDRALTRLAPIAIAWHSSISGSTEILQLKYSPNVPLEQNNLEEVQQAFLDKIQQRTVAELHQGTTLVGPHRDEVELTINHTPVRQYGSQGQQRTLVLALKLAELQLIEEVVGEPPLLLLDDVLAELDLSRQNQLLDAIQARFQTLITTTHLGSFDSQWLNSSQILSVNAGQISKEH; translated from the coding sequence ATGTACTTGAAAACTCTTCTCCTCCGACAATTTCGCAACTACAAAGAGCAGCAGGTTGAATTTACTGCTCCTAAAACAATATTGGTAGGTAATAATGCTCAGGGGAAATCAAATTTGTTGGAGGCGGTAGAATTACTGGCAACATTGAGATCTCACCGCATGGCACGCGATCGCGATTTAATTCGAGATGGGGAAGAAACATCTGTACTTGTGGCGTCTTTAGAGCGACAAGCTGGGGTCAGCGATTTGAGTATCATCCTACGTCGGAATGGTCGTCGCACTGTTTCTCTAAATGGTGAGAATCTCAGGCGTCATATGGATTTTCTTGGCGTTTTGAATGCGGTACAGTTTTCCAGTTTAGATTTGGATTTAGTTCGTGGAGGTCCTGAAGGTCGCCGTCATTGGCTGGATACACTTTTGATTCAACTGGAACCTGTTTACGCTCACATATTACAGCAGTACAATCAGGTGTTGCGACAGCGCAATGCTTTTTTAAAAAGCTTTCAGCAGCAAGCGATTAGCCATCAGCCAAAAGAATTAGCTCTTTGGGACGCACAGTTAGCAACCACAGGTACGCGGGTGATAAGACGACGCGATCGCGCTTTAACGAGACTTGCTCCCATAGCGATCGCTTGGCATTCTAGCATTAGTGGTAGCACAGAAATTTTACAACTTAAATACTCGCCTAATGTGCCTTTAGAGCAAAACAATTTAGAAGAAGTACAGCAAGCTTTTTTAGACAAAATTCAACAGAGAACTGTCGCTGAGTTACATCAAGGAACTACCCTTGTCGGTCCCCATCGCGACGAAGTAGAGTTAACAATTAATCATACACCTGTCCGTCAGTACGGTTCTCAAGGTCAACAGAGAACGTTGGTACTAGCACTAAAACTTGCAGAATTACAACTTATCGAGGAAGTTGTTGGAGAACCACCTTTGCTCTTACTAGATGATGTTTTAGCAGAGTTAGATTTATCTCGGCAAAATCAACTTTTAGATGCCATTCAAGCTCGTTTTCAAACTCTAATTACCACCACACACTTAGGTTCTTTCGATTCACAATGGTTAAATTCTTCCCAAATTCTTTCAGTAAATGCAGGTCAAATATCGAAAGAGCATTAG